CAATACAGACCATAGCCGTTACTGCCCATCCATATCTTTCCATCCTTAGCCTGGCAGAAAGACAATATCTTATCGAAGACTCCACTCTTCGGATTGTCGAGTTTATACTGATGATACGTCACAGCGAAATCGCCCTTGCCATGAGGACGCGACTTGAGGTCGACCTCTACCATTCCCCGCACACAACCCATCAGGAGTTTGCCCTTTCGGGTTATCAGAGAACCAATGCAGCCGCGCACATTCTGGCATCCCCTGAAAGGTTCGATGAGTTGGCGGCGCTTCATATCATAGAAGAAGAGACCATCATTGGTTCCGAGCCACATACCATCATTGATAGGATCGTAAGCCAAGGAACCGGCAAAGTTAAGTAAATGCTGATGCTTAGCATCTATCACCAGAGGAATAATCTTGCCCGGCTGACTGAGATTCATCACAGCAAAGCCCCTTCCCCAGGTACCAATCCAGAGCTGATTGCGGTTATCGGCTGCAAGAACCGAGACGGTATTATGCGGCAAACCGGAATTTGCCACCGTATAATGAACAAAGTTCATGCTGCCTGGAGTCAAGGCATTGAGACCTCCCTCTACTGTTCCTACCCACAGGGTTCCGTCAGCTGCCGCATACATGGCATTGACAGCATTAGGAGAGATACAGCCCGGGGTGGCGGGGTCGTGACGGTAGAATTCCAAAATCAGCTGACGTGGAGCCAGCTTGATAACACCACCTGTCTCGGAACCTACCCATATCTGTCCGTTCTTAGAGAAAAGACTGTTGATAAAGTTGCTGCTCAGCGGATTCACAGCCGTAGCAGTGTTCCAATGTTCTATCTCTCCGGTCTTATCATTGAAGATATCTACGCCACAGAGCGTTCCTACCAGAAGTTTGTCATCTGGAGAAACAGCAAGGCTCGTCACTACTTCGTGCTGGAGCGAATGGTCGGTAGCAGAGCAATGGAATTCCTGCTTTGCACTATTAAACAATCCGCGATTCGTACCCATCCATATCTTACCATGATAATAAATAAGCGCCCCCCCATACCGACCTTCGAGCGGAGGGAACAGGGATGAGATATTCTTTGCTACGAGCTGATTGTTCTTCACAGAAAACTCGCTCACCACTCCATTGTTGCATAATACAACCGTTCCTCTGCGATAGACATCACAGATTCCGAGGTCGGGAGCATTATAAGGATAGGATGTGGACAAGACGCTGTTCACCTCGCCCTTTTCGTTAAAGCCGAAACGGGTAAGCTGGTTGAAAGAAAGCATCCATATATTGCCCTTTGCATCACAATATGTTCGGGTGCAAAGGTTCTTGAATACTTTGTTGAGGTGTGCCTCTACCTGGCTGTTCTCACAAGGTGGAACAACAGGCTGCATTGTTTTGAGGTCGAGCACCTGTGGCCCTTCTTCAAAAGCCACCCAAAGACGCTTGAAATGATCTTCGCAAGTATTGCGGCAGCTGTTGCTTCGCAGACTGATACCAGGAGTCCCCAAACCAAAGTTCATGAAATTGAAACCATCGTAGCGTACCAGTCCACCACCATGCGTACTGATCCATACGAAGCCGTAAGAATCCTGAAAGATATCATCAGCAAAATTATTCGGCATACCTGCAGCCATATTGAGATAGCTTACATTATAGCGACTAGGCAGCCCACCTTGCGCCCAACTGCTCAAGGTTATAAAAAGAATGCTTATTATAGAAAGAATGTATCTAATCATCATTTATTGCTCTTGTTGCTGATGCTTATCTTCCCATTTTGAATAGATAACTAATCC
This Segatella copri DSM 18205 DNA region includes the following protein-coding sequences:
- a CDS encoding two-component regulator propeller domain-containing protein codes for the protein MMIRYILSIISILFITLSSWAQGGLPSRYNVSYLNMAAGMPNNFADDIFQDSYGFVWISTHGGGLVRYDGFNFMNFGLGTPGISLRSNSCRNTCEDHFKRLWVAFEEGPQVLDLKTMQPVVPPCENSQVEAHLNKVFKNLCTRTYCDAKGNIWMLSFNQLTRFGFNEKGEVNSVLSTSYPYNAPDLGICDVYRRGTVVLCNNGVVSEFSVKNNQLVAKNISSLFPPLEGRYGGALIYYHGKIWMGTNRGLFNSAKQEFHCSATDHSLQHEVVTSLAVSPDDKLLVGTLCGVDIFNDKTGEIEHWNTATAVNPLSSNFINSLFSKNGQIWVGSETGGVIKLAPRQLILEFYRHDPATPGCISPNAVNAMYAAADGTLWVGTVEGGLNALTPGSMNFVHYTVANSGLPHNTVSVLAADNRNQLWIGTWGRGFAVMNLSQPGKIIPLVIDAKHQHLLNFAGSLAYDPINDGMWLGTNDGLFFYDMKRRQLIEPFRGCQNVRGCIGSLITRKGKLLMGCVRGMVEVDLKSRPHGKGDFAVTYHQYKLDNPKSGVFDKILSFCQAKDGKIWMGSNGYGLYCYTSDKNGKTQVKSYTTNNGLANNIVKGIVEDNQGMLWIATDNGLSIFNPKTEAFCSFSREDGLISSQFYFNGAIRNAKGEIFLGTDAGMMAVKGINRSVHQTGKLYFTELLVDNQPVFAGSDYLEEDISIARKLRIHECDKSFTLFFSALNYGCETQGVYLYRMKGYENEWVQLKAGQHSVRYSTLPAGDYKFEVKYIPSVNSDKEQVISVEVQITPYFWKSWWFVTLIIIGIIALLQYAYVRRLNKMRVEEVEALYRPIEAAMKESDEPEKLQSRIQMILQNQKRYQDSQKKSIEADRKMVEENTRPFMEEVMDVIEKNYDNSEFGVQELAGALGISRSVLSKNLSKETGLPTAQFIRNYRLDISRKMMADKTSNRNITEIAYRVGFNDPKYFTRCFTKQFGISPTAYKDQLDSQGSDMA